In Sphaeramia orbicularis chromosome 5, fSphaOr1.1, whole genome shotgun sequence, a genomic segment contains:
- the arf3b gene encoding ADP-ribosylation factor 3b, which yields MGNIFGNLLKSLIGKKEMRILMVGLDAAGKTTILYKLKLGEIVTTIPTIGFNVETVEYKNISFTVWDVGGQDKIRPLWRHYFQNTQGLIFVVDSNDRERVNEAREELMRMLAEDELRDAVLLVFANKQDLPNAMNAAEITDKLGLHSLRHRNWYIQATCATSGDGLYEGLDWLANQLKNKK from the exons ATGGGgaacatttttggaaatttgctgAAGAGTCTTATAGGGAAGAAGGAGATGAGGATCTTGATGGTGGGGCTCGATGCTGCTGGAAAAACGACAATCCTCTACAAGCTTAAACTGGGCGAAATTGTCACCACAATCCCGACCATCG GGTTCAACGTGGAGACGGTGGAGTACAAGAACATCAGTTTCACTGTGTGGGACGTGGGTGGGCAGGACAAGATCCGCCCCCTCTGGAGACACTACTTTCAAAACACACAGG GTCTAATTTTTGTGGTGGATAGTAACGACAGAGAACGTGTGAACGAAGCACGAGAGGAGCTGATGAGGATGCTGGCTGAAGATGAACTCAGAGATGCTGTGCTTCTTGTGTTTGCCAACAAACAG GATTTACCAAACGCCATGAACGCTGCTGAGATCACAGATAAGTTGGGCTTACACTCCCTGCGTCACCGCAACTGGTACATCCAGGCCACCTGCGCCACCAGCGGGGATGGCCTCTATGAGGGCCTTGATTGGCTGGCCAATCAGCTCAAGAACAAGAAATAA